The Lactuca sativa cultivar Salinas chromosome 2, Lsat_Salinas_v11, whole genome shotgun sequence genome includes a window with the following:
- the LOC111901323 gene encoding aquaporin PIP1-1, with the protein MEGKEEDVHLGANKYRERQPIGTAAQVPDKDYQEPPPAPFFEPSELTSWSFYRAGIAEFIATFLFLYVTVLTVMGVVKSPTKCSTVGIQGIAWAFGGMIFALVYCTAGISGGHINPAVTFGLFLARKLSLTRALYYMVMQCLGAICGAGVVKGFEGSKQYKLLGGGANTIAHGYTKGDGLGAEIIGTFVLVYTVFSATDAKRSARDSHVPILAPLPIGFAVFLVHLATIPITGTGINPARSLGAAIIFNQDHAWNDHWVFWVGPFIGAALAALYHVVVIRAIPFKNK; encoded by the exons ATGGAGGGAAAGGAAGAGGATGTTCATTTGGGAGCTAACAAGTACCGGGAAAGACAACCCATTGGGACGGCGGCGCAGGTACCAGATAAGGATTACCAAGAACCACCACCGGCTCCGTTCTTTGAGCCGTCGGAGCTTACTTCCTGGTCGTTTTACAGAGCCGGGATTGCCGAGTTTATCGCTACTTTTCTGTTTTTATACGTCACCGTTTTGACGGTCATGGGAGTTGTTAAGTCGCCGACCAAGTGCTCCACCGTTGGTATCCAAGGCATCGCATGGGCCTTCGGCGGCATGATCTTCGCACTCGTCTATTGCACAGCCGGAATCTCAG GCGGGCATATTAATCCGGCGGTGACATTTGGGTTGTTTCTGGCGAGAAAACTGTCGTTGACCAGGGCGTTGTACTACATGGTGATGCAGTGTCTTGGCGCCATCTGCGGCGCCGGTGTCGTTAAGGGGTTCGAAGGAAGCAAACAGTATAAGCTACTCGGCGGTGGCGCAAACACGATCGCACACGGTTACACCAAGGGCGACGGCCTCGGTGCTGAAATCATCGGCACATTTGTCCTCGTTTACACTGTATTCTCCGCCACCGACGCCAAGCGCAGCGCCCGAGACTCCCATGTTCCG ATATTGGCGCCGTTGCCAATTGGGTTTGCCGTGTTTTTGGTGCACTTGGCCACCATTCCGATCACCGGAACTGGAATTAACCCGGCAAGGAGCTTGGGAGCTGCCATTATTTTCAACCAGGACCACGCATGGAATGATCAC TGGGTATTCTGGGTCGGACCTTTCATCGGAGCAGCACTTGCGGCATTGTACCACGTAGTGGTGATCAGGGCCATCCCATTCAAGAACAAATGA